AAGCTGTCGGGTCGCAACGCGTTCAAGCAGCGCTTGCAGGAGCTCGGCATCGAGCTCGAGTCGGAAACCGAAGTGAACGCCGCGTTCGCCAAGTTCAAGGAGCTGGCCGACCGCAAGAGCGACATCTTCGACGAAGACATCGTGGCTCTCGTGATGGATGAATCGGTCACGACCGAGCATGAACACTATCGGCTGCTGGCGCTCTCGCAGCGGTCGGAAACCGGCGAGCGGCCGCACGCCAAGGTGGCTTTCGCCGCCGGGACCGTCGAGCATCACGCCGAGAGCGACGGCAACGGCCCCGTCGACGCCAGTCTGAAGGCCATCGAGTCCAAGGTGCAAAGTGGCGCCGAAATGCTTCTCTATTCGGTCAATGCCATCACTTCGGGCAGCACAGAATCGCAGGGCGAAGTGACGGTTCGGCTGCAGCACGGGGGCCGGGTCGTCAACGGCGTCGGATCGGATCCGGACATCGTCGTGGCGTCGGCGAAAGCCTACCTTGCGGCGTTGAACAAGTTGCACAGCAAGACCGAACGAGTGGCCGCGCAGGGCTGAGACATTTGTCACAGAACTGACGGCAGCAAGAGGTCACTTGAGCAGTGGCCCCTAAGTCATTGTGTTGTGCGACCTTTTTCTTTCTCATACACTGGCGCACCGTGTGAGCAGAGGTTGACGTGCCGTCCCTGTCGAATTTGGCTTCCGCCACGCTCCTGACCGTCGTGGCCGCGTTGTGTCTTCCCTCTGCCGCCGAGGCAGCTTCTGGCGTGGCAAAGAAGAAGCGCACGGCCAAGTCGGCCACCGTGGCAGTTCATCCATCCGCCCGCAACATCAAGCGCGTCCGGTCGGTGCTGGTGGTGCCCGCGCGTCCTTCGTACGGCCAGGTCGCCGGCCTGCATTCCACGCAGGACGCGCTGGATCTGAAGTCGAGCGCAGCCCTGGTGCTGGATCAGGACACCGACGAGGTGCTGTTCAGCAAGAACTCCGAGGCGGTGCTCCCGATTGCGTCGCTGACCAAGCTCATGACGGCTCTGGTCGTCACCGAGGCCCAGCAGCCGCTCGAGGAGACGCTCACCATCACCCAGGACGACGTCGACACCGAGAAGCACAGCGGCTCGCGCCTGCGCGTGGGCACCCAGTTGACCCGCGGCGAGATGCTGCTTCTGGCGCTGATGTCATCGGAAAACCGCGCAGCGCATGCGCTGGGCCGGCACTTTCCGGGTGGCTTGGACGCCTTCGTGCAGGCCATGAACCAGAAGGCCCAGGAACTCGGCATGGCCGACACGCGCTACGTCGAGCCCACGGGCCTGTCCAGTCGCAACCAATCGAGCGCCCGTGATCTGGCCACCCTGGTGAAGGCCGCGCATGCGCACCAGATCATCCGTGACCTGTCCACCTCGCCGGAGCACCAGGTGGCCGTCGGCAAACGCCAGCTCCAGTTCCGAAACACCAATCTGCTGGTGCGCAACCCCACCTGGGACATCGGCCTGCAGAAGACGGGCTATATCTCCGAAGCCGGTCGCTGCCTCGTGATGCAGGCCCAACTTGCCGGCCGAAAGCTGATCCTCGTCTTCCTCGACTCCGCGGGCAAGTACTCGCGTATCGGCGACGCCGAGCGCGTGCGCAAGTGGGTGAACGAACTGGCGCCTGCCGCCGGCGTCGAGAGCAAGGTCACGTCCTGACGAGGCGACCTGCCACCGATCAAGCAAGAGCCCGGTTCGTCGACCGGGCTCTTTTCACTTTGGCGCGGCAACCGTTGCGACCGA
The Piscinibacter sp. XHJ-5 DNA segment above includes these coding regions:
- the pbpG gene encoding D-alanyl-D-alanine endopeptidase, encoding MASATLLTVVAALCLPSAAEAASGVAKKKRTAKSATVAVHPSARNIKRVRSVLVVPARPSYGQVAGLHSTQDALDLKSSAALVLDQDTDEVLFSKNSEAVLPIASLTKLMTALVVTEAQQPLEETLTITQDDVDTEKHSGSRLRVGTQLTRGEMLLLALMSSENRAAHALGRHFPGGLDAFVQAMNQKAQELGMADTRYVEPTGLSSRNQSSARDLATLVKAAHAHQIIRDLSTSPEHQVAVGKRQLQFRNTNLLVRNPTWDIGLQKTGYISEAGRCLVMQAQLAGRKLILVFLDSAGKYSRIGDAERVRKWVNELAPAAGVESKVTS